A genomic segment from Streptomyces sp. NBC_00237 encodes:
- a CDS encoding methylated-DNA--[protein]-cysteine S-methyltransferase produces MTATQHTVLDSPYGPLTLVATDGVLSGLYMVGQRHRPAEETFGDPDPEPFPEVIEQLHAYFEGELKDFTVPLHLHGTPFQRAVWAQLQQIPYGETRTYGQLAEQLGNTGASRAVGLANGKNPVGIIVPCHRVVGSTGSLTGYGGGLDRKQRLLDFESGAPAEAALF; encoded by the coding sequence GTGACCGCCACGCAGCACACCGTCCTCGACAGTCCGTACGGCCCGCTCACCCTCGTCGCCACCGACGGCGTCCTGTCCGGCCTCTACATGGTCGGCCAGCGGCACCGCCCCGCCGAGGAGACCTTCGGCGACCCGGATCCCGAGCCGTTCCCCGAAGTCATCGAGCAGCTCCACGCCTACTTCGAGGGGGAGTTGAAGGACTTCACCGTCCCGCTCCACCTGCACGGCACCCCGTTCCAGCGTGCCGTGTGGGCGCAGCTCCAGCAGATCCCGTACGGCGAGACGCGCACGTACGGCCAACTCGCGGAGCAGTTGGGCAACACGGGGGCGTCCCGGGCCGTCGGCCTCGCCAACGGCAAGAATCCCGTCGGCATCATCGTCCCGTGCCATCGCGTCGTCGGATCCACCGGCAGCCTCACCGGCTACGGCGGCGGCCTCGACCGCAAGCAGCGCCTCCTCGACTTCGAGAGCGGCGCCCCTGCCGAGGCCGCCCTCTTCTAG
- a CDS encoding DNA-3-methyladenine glycosylase 2 family protein yields the protein MHTDTDRCVRAVQSKDARFDGWVFTAVTTTRIYCRPSCPVVPPKPQNMTFYPSAAACQQAGFRACKRCRPDTSPGSPEWNARADAVARAMRLIRDGVVDREGVPGLAARLGYSTRQVERQLRAELGAGPLALARAQRAQTARLLIETTPLPMADIAFAAGFSSVRTFNDTVREVFGLAPSELRERGKKRAGQAPQTPGVISLRLPFRAPLNPDNLFGHLAATAVPGIEEWRDGAYRRTLRLPYGHGIVALSPRPDHIACRLSLTDLRDLTHAISRCRWLLDLDADPVAVDERLSADPLLAPLVAAAPGRRVPRTTDADEFAVRAVLGQQVSTAAARTHAARLVTAYGTPIEDTEGGLTHLFPTSEALAGLDPESLALPRSRRTTLTTLVAALAEGTLMLGVDSDWDRARAQLLELPGFGPWTTEVIAMRALGDPDAFLPSDLGIKKAAQGLGLPHTPAALTARAAAWRPWRAYAVQYLWATDSHPINHLPK from the coding sequence ATGCACACGGACACCGACCGCTGCGTCCGTGCCGTGCAGTCCAAGGACGCGCGCTTCGACGGCTGGGTGTTCACCGCCGTCACCACCACGCGCATCTACTGCCGCCCCAGCTGCCCCGTCGTCCCGCCCAAGCCGCAGAACATGACGTTCTACCCGAGCGCGGCGGCCTGCCAGCAGGCCGGGTTCCGGGCCTGCAAGCGGTGCCGCCCCGACACCAGCCCCGGTTCCCCCGAGTGGAACGCCCGCGCCGACGCCGTCGCCCGTGCCATGCGGCTCATCCGGGACGGCGTCGTCGACCGGGAGGGCGTGCCGGGACTGGCCGCCCGGCTCGGATACTCCACCCGGCAGGTCGAGCGGCAGCTCCGGGCAGAGCTGGGGGCCGGGCCGCTCGCGCTGGCGCGGGCACAGCGCGCCCAGACGGCCAGGCTGCTCATCGAGACCACCCCGCTGCCCATGGCCGACATCGCGTTCGCCGCCGGGTTCTCCTCCGTCCGCACCTTCAACGACACCGTCCGCGAGGTCTTCGGCCTCGCCCCCAGTGAGCTGCGGGAGCGCGGCAAGAAGCGGGCGGGGCAGGCGCCCCAGACGCCCGGTGTGATCTCCCTCCGGCTTCCCTTCCGAGCCCCCCTCAACCCCGACAACCTCTTCGGCCACCTCGCCGCCACCGCCGTCCCCGGCATCGAGGAGTGGCGCGACGGCGCGTACCGCCGCACGCTCCGACTCCCGTACGGGCACGGCATCGTGGCGCTCTCCCCGCGCCCCGACCACATCGCCTGCCGACTCTCCCTCACCGACCTGCGCGACCTCACCCACGCCATCAGCCGCTGCCGCTGGCTGCTCGACCTCGACGCCGACCCGGTCGCCGTCGACGAGCGGCTGAGCGCCGATCCGCTGCTCGCACCGCTGGTGGCGGCGGCCCCGGGGCGGCGGGTGCCGCGCACCACCGACGCCGACGAGTTCGCCGTACGGGCGGTCCTCGGCCAGCAGGTGTCGACGGCCGCCGCCCGCACCCACGCCGCCCGCCTGGTCACGGCGTACGGCACTCCGATCGAGGACACCGAGGGCGGCCTCACTCACCTCTTCCCGACCTCCGAGGCCCTCGCCGGACTCGACCCCGAGAGCCTCGCTCTGCCGCGCAGCCGCCGCACCACCCTCACCACCCTCGTCGCCGCCCTCGCGGAGGGCACACTCATGCTGGGCGTCGACAGCGACTGGGACCGGGCCCGCGCCCAACTCCTCGAACTTCCCGGCTTCGGCCCCTGGACCACCGAGGTCATCGCGATGCGCGCCCTCGGCGACCCGGACGCCTTCCTCCCCTCCGACCTCGGCATCAAGAAGGCCGCCCAGGGCCTCGGCCTGCCGCACACCCCGGCCGCCCTCACCGCACGCGCCGCAGCCTGGCGACCCTGGCGCGCGTACGCCGTCCAGTACCTGTGGGCGACCGACTCCCACCCCATCAACCACCTCCCGAAGTAA
- a CDS encoding inositol monophosphatase family protein, whose product MIDEQLVAAVEEAVREAAAVEIMPRFRRLAAHEVVEKGGPYDLVTVADRGAEEHLTAALTRLLPGSVVVGEEAVHADPAVYEAIRGDAPVWIVDPVDGTREFVHGDAGFCTLVALAQGGELRASWTYAPARDEMAIAVRGRGATLNGRRLHAGSPDRGAPLRVATSNPDYTTPEEKGALLRLAVPGVEARPCGSAGLEYLAIARGELDAVAFSWELAWDHAAGLLLVEEAGGTDRTRVGERYRIVGGNALPFAVGRDAGVVERVRGLLAGE is encoded by the coding sequence ATGATCGATGAGCAGCTTGTCGCCGCAGTGGAGGAGGCCGTTCGTGAGGCGGCCGCAGTCGAGATCATGCCTCGTTTCCGGCGGCTCGCCGCGCACGAGGTGGTGGAGAAGGGCGGGCCCTACGACCTGGTGACGGTCGCTGACCGGGGTGCGGAGGAACACCTCACGGCGGCGCTGACGCGACTGCTGCCAGGTTCGGTGGTGGTGGGCGAGGAAGCGGTCCACGCGGACCCGGCGGTCTACGAGGCGATACGGGGGGACGCGCCGGTCTGGATCGTCGACCCGGTCGACGGGACGCGCGAGTTCGTGCACGGGGATGCGGGCTTCTGCACGCTGGTCGCGCTCGCGCAAGGCGGTGAGCTGCGGGCTTCCTGGACGTACGCGCCCGCGCGGGACGAGATGGCGATAGCGGTACGAGGGCGGGGCGCGACTCTGAACGGCCGTCGCCTGCACGCGGGTTCGCCGGACCGGGGCGCTCCGCTGAGGGTGGCGACGTCGAACCCCGACTACACGACACCGGAGGAGAAGGGGGCGCTGCTGCGGCTCGCGGTGCCCGGAGTGGAGGCGCGGCCGTGCGGGTCGGCGGGCCTGGAGTACCTGGCGATCGCCCGGGGGGAGTTGGACGCCGTGGCGTTCTCGTGGGAGCTGGCCTGGGATCACGCGGCGGGCTTGCTGCTGGTGGAGGAGGCGGGGGGTACGGACCGGACGCGGGTGGGGGAGCGGTACCGGATCGTGGGTGGGAACGCGTTGCCGTTCGCGGTGGGGAGGGATGCGGGGGTGGTGGAGCGGGTGCGGGGGCTCTTGGCGGGGGAGTAA
- a CDS encoding N-acetyltransferase has protein sequence MTDETLPPRPFVPAGFVAPRLFETESFRLVPLAPEHNAGDLAAWTSSIGHIRRTPGFSRSWPPEDGMSAAENLGDVEGHLADFAAGRGFTFTVLDPAVGDAVDVIGCVYVYPDWDDPSVTSVRSWVRADRAALDGPLVEAVREWLEAEWPFTRISYR, from the coding sequence ATGACTGACGAGACGCTGCCCCCGCGCCCCTTCGTTCCGGCGGGGTTCGTGGCCCCGAGACTGTTCGAGACCGAGTCGTTCCGGCTCGTACCGCTGGCCCCGGAGCACAACGCGGGTGACCTCGCCGCATGGACGTCCAGCATCGGGCACATCCGCAGGACGCCCGGATTCAGCCGGAGTTGGCCGCCGGAGGACGGGATGTCGGCGGCGGAGAACCTCGGGGACGTCGAGGGGCACCTCGCCGACTTCGCGGCGGGGAGGGGATTCACCTTCACGGTGCTCGATCCGGCGGTGGGGGATGCCGTCGACGTCATCGGCTGCGTGTACGTCTATCCCGACTGGGACGACCCCTCGGTGACGTCCGTACGGTCCTGGGTGCGCGCCGACCGGGCGGCGTTGGACGGACCCCTGGTGGAGGCGGTGCGGGAGTGGCTGGAGGCGGAGTGGCCGTTCACCCGGATCTCCTACCGATGA
- a CDS encoding biotin/lipoate A/B protein ligase family protein, whose product MHGEYKVPGGKLVVVDLDTEPDASGGEVLRNVRVAGDFFLEPDEAIVAINDALEGAPADTDATGLAARVEASLPEGTVMFGLTSEGIAVAVRRALAHATDWTDYDWQLIHEAPQPPALHMALDEVITAEVAAGRRPPTLRVWEWGAPAVVIGSFQSLRNEVDPEGAERHGIQVVRRISGGGAMFIEPGNTITYSLSVPNALVQGLSFADSYAYLDDWVLGALADMGVKAWYQPLNDIATDAGKIAGAAQKRMVAEQGAVLHHVTMAYDIDADKMMEVLRIGKEKLSDKGTKSAKKRVDPLRRQTGLAREAVIERMIASFRGRYGLEEGVVSAEEMARAKELAETKFGTEEWTARVP is encoded by the coding sequence GTGCACGGTGAGTACAAGGTCCCCGGCGGCAAGCTCGTCGTCGTCGACCTCGACACGGAGCCCGACGCCAGCGGCGGCGAGGTCCTGCGGAACGTGCGGGTCGCCGGGGACTTCTTCCTGGAGCCCGACGAGGCGATCGTCGCGATCAACGACGCACTGGAGGGCGCTCCGGCCGACACCGACGCCACCGGTCTGGCGGCGCGCGTCGAGGCGTCGCTGCCCGAGGGCACCGTGATGTTCGGACTCACCTCCGAGGGCATCGCCGTCGCCGTGCGCCGCGCCCTCGCGCACGCCACGGACTGGACCGACTACGACTGGCAGCTCATCCACGAGGCCCCGCAGCCCCCCGCCCTGCACATGGCGCTCGACGAGGTCATCACCGCCGAGGTCGCGGCCGGTCGCCGCCCGCCGACGCTGCGGGTCTGGGAGTGGGGCGCACCGGCCGTCGTGATCGGCAGTTTCCAGTCGCTGCGCAACGAGGTCGACCCCGAGGGCGCGGAGCGGCACGGCATCCAGGTCGTACGCCGGATCAGCGGCGGCGGCGCGATGTTCATCGAGCCGGGCAACACGATCACGTACTCGCTGTCCGTCCCGAACGCCCTGGTCCAGGGCCTCTCCTTCGCGGACAGCTACGCCTACCTCGACGACTGGGTGCTCGGCGCGCTCGCCGACATGGGCGTCAAGGCGTGGTACCAGCCGCTGAACGACATCGCCACGGACGCCGGGAAGATCGCGGGCGCGGCGCAGAAGCGGATGGTCGCCGAGCAGGGCGCTGTGCTGCACCACGTGACGATGGCGTACGACATCGACGCGGACAAGATGATGGAGGTGCTCCGGATCGGCAAGGAGAAGCTGTCCGACAAGGGCACGAAGAGCGCGAAGAAGCGGGTCGATCCCCTGCGGCGGCAGACGGGGCTGGCCCGGGAGGCGGTCATCGAGCGCATGATCGCGTCGTTCCGGGGTCGGTACGGGCTGGAGGAGGGGGTCGTGTCGGCGGAGGAGATGGCGCGGGCGAAGGAGCTCGCGGAGACGAAGTTCGGGACCGAGGAGTGGACGGCCCGGGTGCCCTGA
- a CDS encoding NAD(P)/FAD-dependent oxidoreductase, producing MSPMLDAVVVGAGPNGLTAAVELARRGFSVAVFEAKDTVGGGARTEELTLPGFRHDPCSAVHPLGVGSPAFKAMPLERYGLEWLHPELPMAHPWDDGTAAVLSRSVAETAASFGPRDAGTYRRLVAPYLGKWDALSQDFMSLPLTTLPRHPFQLARFGVEGLPPSTWLMRRFRDEKAKALIAGLVAHVISPLSGFATSAVGLLFALAAHENGWPSPRGGSQAIPDALTAYLRDLGGVVHTGYEVKRLDDLPPARAYVFDTSPTALARIARLGNAYENYRYGASVFKIDYALDGPVPWTAEEARRAGTVQVGPTQGEIGKALRQASGGTPPDVPFLITAQPSVIDPSRAPEGKHVFWAYGHVPHAWDGDLTDSIERQIERFAPGFRDLVLARATAGPPELAAHNANYVGGDIACGAFSGLQVLLRPKPSLFPYATKHPAVFLCSSATPPGPGVHGMSGHNAAKAVWRHLRAVDNG from the coding sequence GTGTCGCCGATGCTTGACGCAGTCGTCGTGGGGGCGGGCCCCAACGGGCTGACCGCCGCCGTTGAGCTGGCCCGTCGCGGCTTCTCCGTGGCGGTGTTCGAGGCGAAGGACACCGTCGGCGGCGGCGCTCGCACCGAGGAGCTGACGCTGCCCGGCTTCCGCCACGACCCGTGCTCGGCGGTACATCCCCTGGGCGTCGGCTCGCCCGCCTTCAAGGCGATGCCGCTGGAGCGGTACGGCCTGGAGTGGCTGCATCCCGAGCTCCCGATGGCGCACCCCTGGGACGACGGCACGGCCGCCGTGCTGTCCCGCTCGGTCGCGGAGACCGCCGCGTCCTTCGGGCCCAGGGACGCGGGCACGTACCGCCGCCTGGTCGCCCCGTACCTCGGGAAGTGGGACGCCCTCTCCCAGGACTTCATGTCGCTGCCGCTGACCACCCTCCCGCGCCACCCGTTCCAGCTGGCCCGCTTCGGCGTCGAAGGGCTGCCCCCGTCCACCTGGCTGATGCGGCGCTTCCGCGACGAGAAGGCGAAGGCGCTGATCGCGGGGCTGGTGGCGCACGTCATCTCGCCGCTGAGCGGGTTCGCGACGAGTGCGGTCGGCCTGCTCTTCGCCCTGGCCGCGCACGAGAACGGCTGGCCGTCCCCGCGCGGCGGCTCCCAGGCCATCCCGGACGCGCTGACCGCGTACCTCCGCGATCTCGGCGGTGTCGTCCACACCGGTTACGAGGTCAAGCGCCTCGACGACCTGCCACCGGCCCGCGCGTACGTCTTCGACACCTCCCCGACCGCGCTCGCCCGGATCGCCCGGCTGGGGAACGCGTACGAGAACTACCGCTACGGCGCCAGCGTCTTCAAGATCGATTACGCGCTGGACGGCCCGGTCCCCTGGACCGCCGAAGAGGCCCGCCGGGCCGGAACGGTGCAGGTCGGCCCCACGCAGGGCGAGATCGGCAAGGCGCTGCGCCAGGCGTCGGGCGGCACGCCCCCGGACGTTCCGTTCCTGATCACCGCCCAGCCGAGCGTGATCGACCCCTCCCGGGCCCCCGAGGGCAAGCACGTGTTCTGGGCGTACGGACACGTGCCGCACGCCTGGGACGGCGACCTGACCGACTCAATCGAACGCCAGATCGAACGCTTTGCCCCCGGCTTCCGCGACCTCGTCCTGGCCCGTGCCACGGCGGGCCCGCCCGAGCTGGCCGCGCACAACGCGAACTACGTGGGCGGCGACATCGCCTGCGGCGCCTTCTCGGGCCTGCAAGTCCTGCTCCGCCCCAAGCCGTCCCTCTTCCCCTACGCCACGAAGCACCCGGCGGTCTTCCTCTGCTCGTCCGCGACCCCGCCAGGCCCGGGCGTGCACGGCATGTCGGGCCACAACGCGGCGAAGGCGGTGTGGCGCCACCTCCGCGCCGTGGACAACGGCTGA
- a CDS encoding SRPBCC domain-containing protein — MDSTDLDRTTAFDYLVYLRATPDQVWEALTEPAHTSRYWGLTLHSDWKPGSTVVWQGMGLGDPDPEQVVLAAEPGRSLSFTWHTFTPAFAEAVGMDEELRARLAAESRSKIAYDIEPTGPTVTRLHLVHDGFDPGSTVLAMIREGWPSVLSSLKSLLETGEPLPELA, encoded by the coding sequence ATGGACTCCACGGACTTGGACCGCACCACCGCCTTCGACTACCTCGTGTACCTCAGGGCCACCCCGGACCAGGTCTGGGAGGCTCTGACCGAACCGGCGCACACCAGCCGCTACTGGGGGCTCACCCTCCACTCCGACTGGAAGCCCGGGTCGACCGTGGTCTGGCAGGGGATGGGGCTCGGCGACCCCGACCCGGAGCAGGTGGTCCTCGCCGCCGAGCCCGGCCGCAGCCTCTCCTTCACCTGGCACACCTTCACCCCCGCGTTCGCCGAGGCCGTCGGCATGGACGAGGAACTGCGCGCCAGGCTCGCCGCCGAGTCACGTTCGAAGATCGCGTACGACATCGAGCCCACCGGGCCCACGGTGACCCGCCTGCACCTCGTCCACGACGGCTTCGACCCGGGCAGCACGGTGCTCGCCATGATCCGCGAGGGCTGGCCGAGCGTGCTCTCCAGCCTGAAGTCCCTCCTGGAGACGGGCGAACCACTGCCCGAACTCGCCTAG
- a CDS encoding NCS1 family nucleobase:cation symporter-1 — protein MTATAPGSPTSDPARGARVELAPGAVPPESRYVNDDLLPVPVARRRWTTYNFAALWIGMAHNIPSWLLASGLVALGMDWLQAVVTIALANLIVLAPMLLTGHAGPKYGIPFPVLARASFGLRGANLPALIRAGVACAWFGIQTWIGGQGIFVLLGKIFGGWAEVSEIGGQPWTLWLCFLLFWALELAIIHRGMETLRRFENWAAPFVIVGALVLLGWITVKAGGVWPLLDQPSKLGWGADFWPVFFPSLMGMIAFWSTLSLNIPDFTRFAAGQRAQIRGQSLGLPTTMTLFALLSVFVTSGSQAVYGAPVWDPVALAAKTDNVFGLLFALVTVLIATLSVNLAANVVSPAYDLANLAPKRINFRTGALITGVVGVLIMPWKLTATPELYIFTWLGVVGGLLGTVAGILIADYWIVRRTVLELAELYLPEGRYWYTGGWNLRAVAAFVVGGVLAVGGSHSAPGKGPFPADGLIPFLRPLADYGWAVGLAAALLLYAVLMAPARGGRGR, from the coding sequence ATGACCGCCACCGCTCCTGGAAGCCCGACATCCGACCCGGCGCGAGGGGCCCGCGTGGAACTCGCCCCCGGCGCGGTCCCGCCCGAATCCCGTTACGTCAACGACGACTTGCTGCCCGTGCCCGTCGCCCGTCGGCGCTGGACGACGTACAACTTCGCCGCCCTGTGGATCGGCATGGCGCACAACATTCCCTCCTGGCTGCTCGCTTCGGGGCTCGTCGCGCTCGGCATGGACTGGCTCCAGGCGGTCGTCACCATCGCCCTCGCCAACCTCATCGTGCTCGCCCCGATGCTGCTCACCGGGCATGCGGGGCCCAAGTACGGGATCCCCTTCCCGGTGCTGGCGCGGGCCTCCTTCGGGCTGCGCGGGGCGAATCTGCCCGCGCTGATCCGGGCGGGGGTGGCGTGCGCGTGGTTCGGCATCCAGACCTGGATCGGAGGGCAGGGCATCTTCGTCCTGCTCGGCAAGATCTTCGGGGGCTGGGCGGAGGTCTCGGAGATCGGCGGGCAGCCGTGGACGCTGTGGCTGTGCTTCCTGCTCTTCTGGGCGCTCGAACTCGCCATCATCCACCGGGGGATGGAGACCCTGCGCCGCTTCGAGAACTGGGCGGCGCCGTTCGTCATCGTCGGCGCGCTGGTGCTGCTGGGGTGGATCACGGTCAAGGCAGGAGGGGTCTGGCCGCTCCTCGACCAGCCGTCGAAGCTGGGATGGGGGGCGGACTTCTGGCCGGTCTTCTTCCCGTCGCTGATGGGGATGATCGCCTTCTGGTCCACGCTGAGCCTGAACATCCCCGACTTCACGCGCTTCGCCGCCGGTCAACGCGCCCAGATCCGGGGGCAGTCGCTGGGGCTGCCGACCACGATGACGCTCTTCGCGCTGCTGTCGGTCTTCGTGACGTCCGGCTCGCAGGCGGTGTACGGGGCTCCGGTCTGGGACCCGGTCGCGCTCGCCGCGAAGACCGACAACGTCTTCGGGCTGCTCTTCGCGCTGGTGACCGTACTGATCGCCACCCTCTCGGTGAACCTGGCGGCGAACGTCGTCTCCCCGGCGTACGACCTCGCCAACCTCGCGCCGAAGCGCATCAACTTCCGAACGGGCGCGCTGATCACGGGAGTCGTGGGCGTCCTCATCATGCCGTGGAAGCTGACGGCCACCCCCGAGCTGTACATCTTCACCTGGCTCGGTGTGGTCGGCGGGCTGCTCGGCACGGTCGCGGGCATCCTGATCGCCGACTACTGGATCGTCCGCAGGACCGTACTGGAGCTGGCCGAGCTGTACCTGCCCGAGGGGCGCTACTGGTACACGGGCGGCTGGAACCTGCGGGCCGTCGCGGCCTTCGTCGTCGGCGGGGTGCTCGCGGTCGGCGGGTCGCACTCCGCCCCGGGCAAGGGGCCCTTCCCCGCGGACGGACTGATCCCGTTCCTGCGCCCGCTCGCCGACTACGGGTGGGCGGTGGGGCTCGCGGCGGCGCTGCTGCTGTACGCGGTGCTCATGGCTCCGGCACGGGGCGGGCGCGGGCGGTAG